From Coffea arabica cultivar ET-39 chromosome 9c, Coffea Arabica ET-39 HiFi, whole genome shotgun sequence, one genomic window encodes:
- the LOC113708917 gene encoding endoribonuclease Dicer homolog 2 isoform X3: protein MEPIDMEIDGRNQHCGADPLPFARSYQLEALEKAIKQNTIVFLETGSGKTLIAIMLLRSYAYLIRKPKPFFAVFLVPTVVLVEQQSKAVMMHTDLKVGKYWGDMGVDYWDAATWKQQVDEFEVLVMTPAILLSALRHGFLKLNLIKVLIFDECHNARGKHPYACIMTEFYHLYMNSNFSDLPRIFGMTASPIKAKGSSSSSLCWQHIHELENLMNSKVYTCISESVLAEYIPFSTPKLKFYKHMDIPYIVFERVANGLKILREKYEHSIDASSLPESIAESTRKRLDKLFSTLLFCLSELGVWLALKAAESFACVKTEVCLWGRLDDRGETIINNFCSDAVTIFSEWIPSGPEWCISSDTKAAISAGYLTSKVKCLVDSLLEYRDQKDLRCIIFAERIITAIVLQALLNELLPSKSGWRTAYMVGLSSNLPSQSRNKQHRIVEEFRKGLLNIIVATSILEEGLDVQSCNLVIRFDPSATVCSFIQSRGRARMQNSDFLIMVKSGDKSTLSRVQNYLASGDTMRQESLRHAFVPCAPLNGEVHKEACYKVQTTGAFVNLSSSVQVLYFYCSRLPCDGYFKSYPRVVVDKQSGTCTLHLPRSSPIQTISVQGNTQTLKQLACLEACKQLHQIGALTDYLVPDIVEEEAQAQELCRQPYVEEQVQYVPPELVDCLGNDSETSYYCYLIKLQPEFNYDDLPHDIVLAVRKTLECHGETLNFDLDADRGSLKIEISYAGSITLASEEVLLCRKFQVTIFRALLDHNLNKLHEALGGLHLNSECPLFDYLLLPSTGSCGNALIDWKYVSSVLFPQEDIPNKHMASCCTRSHRQYFWTKNAFVCCCMLGNSLVLTPHNGHLYCVTGILHDLDSNSLLELRNGESITYKAYYRNRYGIKLQFERESLLRGNPLFTVRNYLHRCRNQKAKEPSKASVELPPELCSVIMSPISIASFYSFSFAPSIMHRIESFLIAGNLKRMHVDHCMQNDAIPTMKVLEAITTKKCQEKFHLESLETLGDSFLKYAASQQLFKTFQNQHEGILSVKKDKIISNASLCKLGCDHNIPGFVRNEPFDPKTWIIPGDKSGVYRLEKKLLPPKRVVYAREKRKIKSKRVADVVEALIGAFLSTVGEIAALLFLEWLGIKVDFVDVPYTMPLQVNPEQLVNVKFLESLLNYSFRDASLLVEALTHGSYMLPEIPRCYQRLEFLGDAVLDYLITMHLYAKYPELSPGLLTDLRSASASNDCYAQSAVKAGLYKHILYASQELQRHIVSAVQNFEQLSMDSTFGWESETKIPKVLGDIIESLAGAILIDSGYNKDVVFQSIRPLLEPMITPDKLKLHPVREFHELCQKEGYIRNKRDWNYENGKATITLEVEANGITHNYSCSAADKNTAKKLACKALLKVLKDCSYKCQHESIIKGIGNCENGS, encoded by the exons ATGGAGCCAATTGATATGGAAATTGATGGAAGAAATCAACATTGTGGTGCTGATCCTCTCCCTTTTGCTAGAAG CTATCAACTGGAAGCATTGGAGAAAGCAATCAAGCAGAATACCATTGTGTTTTTAGAGACTGGCTCTGGAAAGACGCTTATTGCAATCATGCTTCTGCGTAGCTATGCCTACCTTATACGAAAGCCTAAACCtttctttgctgttttcttggTCCCAACTGTTGTATTGGTGGAGCAG CAAAGTAAAGCTGTCATGATGCACACAGACTTGAAAGTTGGCAAGTACTGGGGAGATATGGGCGTTGATTACTGGGATGCTGCTACATGGAAGCAGCAGGTTGACGAGTTTGAG GTGCTTGTGATGACTCCAGCAATTTTACTTTCTGCTTTGAGGCATGGTTTTCTGAAACTCAACTTGATTAAGGTTCTCATTTTTGATGAATGCCACAATGCAAGGGGCAAACACCCATATGCTTGCATTATGACG GAATTCTACCATCTTTACATGAACTCAAACTTTTCAGACCTTCCTAGAATATTTGGGATGACTGCATCTCCTATCAAAGCGAAAG GTTCTAGCTCATCTTCACTATGCTGGCAACATATTCATGAACTTGAGAACCTTATGAATTCAAAG GTCTATACATGCATCAGCGAATCTGTTTTGGCGGAGTATATCCCTTTCTCAACTCCAAAACTAAAGTTTTACAAACACATGGATATTCCCTATATTGTCTTTGAACGTGTGGCCAATGGACTGAAGATTTTGAGAGAGAAG TATGAGCACTCTATTGACGCATCAAGTCTCCCAGAATCCATTGCTGAATCTACGAGAAAAAGATTAGACAAGTTGTTCTCAACTTTGTTGTTTTGTTTGAGTGAACTAGGTGTTTGGTTGGCTCTGAAg GCTGCAGAGTCCTTTGCTTGTGTTAAAACTGAGGTCTGTCTATGGGGGAGATTGGATGATCGCGGTGAAACAATTATCAATAATTTCTGTTCGGATGCTGTTACAATATTCTCTGAGTGGATACCATCTG GTCCAGAGTGGTGCATTAGTTCTGATACCAAAGCTGCCATCAGTGCTGGGTATCTAACTTCAAAGGTTAAATGTCTCGTTGACTCCCTTCTTGAGTACAG GGACCAGAAGGATTTGAGATGTATAATTTTTGCTGAAAGGATTATCACTGCCATCGTTCTTCAAGCTCTTCTTAATGAGTTACTCCCAAGCAAAAGTGGATGGAGGACAGCGTATATGGTGGGGCTTAGTTCCAATCTGCCGTCGCAGAGTAGGAATAAACAACATCGAATTGTTGAAGAATTTCGGAAGGGCTTG TTAAACATCATTGTTGCAACCTCAATTTTAGAAGAAGGCTTGGATGTTCAAAGTTGCAACCTTGTAATTAGATTTGATCCGTCAGCAACTGTGTGTAGCTTTATTCAGTCCCGTGGCCGTGCTCGCATGCAAAATTCAGACTTCTTAATAATGGTTAAAAG TGGGGATAAATCTACTCTTTCTCGAGTACAAAACTATCTTGCTAGTGGGGACACAATGAGGCAGGAGTCACTGCGCCACGCCTTTGTTCCCTGTGCACCGCTTAATGGAGAAGTGCATAAGGAGGCTTGTTATAAAGTTCAAACAACAGGAGCATTTGTAAACCTTAGTTCCAGTGTGCAAGTGCTTTACTTCTACTGCTCAAGGCTTCCCTGTGATGG GTACTTCAAATCCTATCCAAGGGTTGTTGTAGACAAGCAGTCAGGAACTTGCACTCTTCATCTTCCTAGGAGCAGTCCAATACAAACTATCAGTGTTCAGGGCAACACCCAAACATTGAAACAATTGGCATGCCTAGAAGCATGCAAGCAGCTTCACCAGATTGGAGCCTTGACAGATTATCTTGTGCCAGATATTGTTGAGGAAGAAGCACAGGCTCAAGAATTGT GTCGTCAGCCATATGTTGAAGAGCAAGTACAGTATGTCCCACCAGAATTGGTTGATTGCCTGGGGAATGACTCTGAAACGTCATATTATTGCTATTTAATTAAGCTACAGCCAGAGTTTAATTATGACGACCTGCCTCATGATATTGTACTTGCTGTGAGGAAAACCCTTGAATGTCATGGGGAgactttaaattttgatttagaTGCTGACAGGGGCAGCTTAAAAATAGAAATCAGTTATGCTGGATCTATAACTCTTGCTTCTGAAGAG GTTCTTCTTTGTCGGAAATTTCAAGTTACAATTTTTAGGGCTCTTCTTGATCACAACCTGAATAAGCTACATGAAGCATTGGGTGGATTACATCTGAACAGTGAATGCCCTCTCTTTGATTATCTTCTGCTTCCATCTACAGGCTCATGTGGAAATGCATTAATTGATTGGAAGTATGTTAGTTCGGTGCTATTTCCACAAGAAGATATTCCAAATAAGCATATGGCTTCTTGTTGTACCAGAAGTCACCGTCAATATTTCTGGACGAAGAATGCATTTGTTTGCTGCTGTATGTTGGGGAATTCTTTAGTTCTCACTCCTCACAATGGTCACTTGTATTGCGTTACTGGCATTTTGCATGATTTGGACAGTAACTCCCTGCTAGAGCTGAGAAATGGAGAATCTATTACTTACAAAGCTTATTATCGAAATCG GTATGGCATCAAATTGCAGTTTGAGAGAGAATCATTACTCAGAGGAAATCCTTTATTTACAGTGCGAAATTACCTTCATAGATGTAGAAATCAGAAAGCTAAAG AACCAAGTAAAGCATCTGTTGAGTTACCTCCAGAACTTTGTTCAGTTATTATGTCTCCCATCTCGATAGCTTCGTTTTATTCCTTCTCATTTGCTCCATCCATCATGCATCGGATAGAGTCTTTCTTAATAGCTGGCAATTTGAAAAGAATGCACGTGGACCACTGCATGCAAAATGATGCAATTCCAACCATGAAG GTGTTGGAGGCAATTACAACTAAAAAATGTCaagaaaaatttcatttggaGTCATTGGAGACACTTGGCGACTCTTTTTTGAAGTACGCTGCAAGTCAACAACTGTTCAAAACGTTTCAAAATCAGCACGAGGGTATTCTTAGTGTCAAGAAAGATAAAATTATCTCCAATGCTTCATTATGCAAGCTAGGATGTGATCATAATATCCCG GGCTTTGTACGCAATGAACCGTTTGATCCTAAAACATGGATCATACCTGGTGATAAGTCTGGAGTGTACAGGCTGGAGAAAAAGCTGCTTCCACCCAAAAGGGTTGTTTATgcaagggagaaaagaaagattaaaAGTAAGAGGGTGGCTGATGTTGTTGAGGCCCTCATTGGTGCATTTCTTAGCACAGTAGGTGAGATAGCAGCCTTGTTATTTTTGGAATGGCTTGGTATTAAGGTTGATTTTGTCGATGTTCCTTATACGATGCCCCTGCAAGTGAATCCAGAGCAGCTAGTTAATGTCAAATTCTTGGAGTCTCTATTGAACTACTCATTCCGTGATGCTTCTCTCCTTGTTGAAGCACTTACTCATGGTTCTTACATGCTACCTGAGATTCCAAGATGTTATCAG CGTCTAGAATTTCTTGGGGATGCTGTGTTGGATTATCTCATCACCATGCATCTGTACGCTAAATATCCAGAGCTGTCTCCTGGACTATTAACTGATTTAAGGTCAGCATCAGCGAGCAACGACTGCTATGCACAATCTGCAGTCAAGGCTGGACTGTATAAGCACATTCTATATGCTTCacaagagcttcaaaggcacaTCGTGAGTGCTGTTCAAAACTTTGAACAATTATCAATGGACTCAACTTTTGGATGGGAATCGGAGACAAAAATCCCTAAG gtgctaGGCGATATTATTGAATCTCTTGCTGGGGCGATACTGATCGATTCGGGATACAACAAGGACGTTGTGTTCCAAAGCATAAGGCCGCTTCTTGAGCCTATGATTACACCTGACAAGTTAAAGCTCCATCCAGTTAGGGAGTTCCATGAATTATGCCAGAAGGAAGGTTACATCAGGAACAAGCGAGATTGGAATTACGAGAATGGGAAGGCAACGATCACGTTAGAGGTTGAAGCAAATGGGATCACTCACAACTACTCGTGCTCTGCGGCGGACAAGAATACAGCAAAAAAATTAGC
- the LOC113708917 gene encoding endoribonuclease Dicer homolog 2 isoform X4 produces MEPIDMEIDGRNQHCGADPLPFARSYQLEALEKAIKQNTIVFLETGSGKTLIAIMLLRSYAYLIRKPKPFFAVFLVPTVVLVEQQSKAVMMHTDLKVGKYWGDMGVDYWDAATWKQQVDEFEVLVMTPAILLSALRHGFLKLNLIKVLIFDECHNARGKHPYACIMTEFYHLYMNSNFSDLPRIFGMTASPIKAKGSSSSSLCWQHIHELENLMNSKVYTCISESVLAEYIPFSTPKLKFYKHMDIPYIVFERVANGLKILREKYEHSIDASSLPESIAESTRKRLDKLFSTLLFCLSELGVWLALKAAESFACVKTEVCLWGRLDDRGETIINNFCSDAVTIFSEWIPSEWCISSDTKAAISAGYLTSKVKCLVDSLLEYRDQKDLRCIIFAERIITAIVLQALLNELLPSKSGWRTAYMVGLSSNLPSQSRNKQHRIVEEFRKGLLNIIVATSILEEGLDVQSCNLVIRFDPSATVCSFIQSRGRARMQNSDFLIMVKSGDKSTLSRVQNYLASGDTMRQESLRHAFVPCAPLNGEVHKEACYKVQTTGAFVNLSSSVQVLYFYCSRLPCDGYFKSYPRVVVDKQSGTCTLHLPRSSPIQTISVQGNTQTLKQLACLEACKQLHQIGALTDYLVPDIVEEEAQAQELCRQPYVEEQVQYVPPELVDCLGNDSETSYYCYLIKLQPEFNYDDLPHDIVLAVRKTLECHGETLNFDLDADRGSLKIEISYAGSITLASEEVLLCRKFQVTIFRALLDHNLNKLHEALGGLHLNSECPLFDYLLLPSTGSCGNALIDWKYVSSVLFPQEDIPNKHMASCCTRSHRQYFWTKNAFVCCCMLGNSLVLTPHNGHLYCVTGILHDLDSNSLLELRNGESITYKAYYRNRYGIKLQFERESLLRGNPLFTVRNYLHRCRNQKAKEPSKASVELPPELCSVIMSPISIASFYSFSFAPSIMHRIESFLIAGNLKRMHVDHCMQNDAIPTMKVLEAITTKKCQEKFHLESLETLGDSFLKYAASQQLFKTFQNQHEGILSVKKDKIISNASLCKLGCDHNIPGFVRNEPFDPKTWIIPGDKSGVYRLEKKLLPPKRVVYAREKRKIKSKRVADVVEALIGAFLSTVGEIAALLFLEWLGIKVDFVDVPYTMPLQVNPEQLVNVKFLESLLNYSFRDASLLVEALTHGSYMLPEIPRCYQRLEFLGDAVLDYLITMHLYAKYPELSPGLLTDLRSASASNDCYAQSAVKAGLYKHILYASQELQRHIVSAVQNFEQLSMDSTFGWESETKIPKVLGDIIESLAGAILIDSGYNKDVVFQSIRPLLEPMITPDKLKLHPVREFHELCQKEGYIRNKRDWNYENGKATITLEVEANGITHNYSCSAADKNTAKKLACKALLKVLKDCSYKCQHESIIKGIGNCENGS; encoded by the exons ATGGAGCCAATTGATATGGAAATTGATGGAAGAAATCAACATTGTGGTGCTGATCCTCTCCCTTTTGCTAGAAG CTATCAACTGGAAGCATTGGAGAAAGCAATCAAGCAGAATACCATTGTGTTTTTAGAGACTGGCTCTGGAAAGACGCTTATTGCAATCATGCTTCTGCGTAGCTATGCCTACCTTATACGAAAGCCTAAACCtttctttgctgttttcttggTCCCAACTGTTGTATTGGTGGAGCAG CAAAGTAAAGCTGTCATGATGCACACAGACTTGAAAGTTGGCAAGTACTGGGGAGATATGGGCGTTGATTACTGGGATGCTGCTACATGGAAGCAGCAGGTTGACGAGTTTGAG GTGCTTGTGATGACTCCAGCAATTTTACTTTCTGCTTTGAGGCATGGTTTTCTGAAACTCAACTTGATTAAGGTTCTCATTTTTGATGAATGCCACAATGCAAGGGGCAAACACCCATATGCTTGCATTATGACG GAATTCTACCATCTTTACATGAACTCAAACTTTTCAGACCTTCCTAGAATATTTGGGATGACTGCATCTCCTATCAAAGCGAAAG GTTCTAGCTCATCTTCACTATGCTGGCAACATATTCATGAACTTGAGAACCTTATGAATTCAAAG GTCTATACATGCATCAGCGAATCTGTTTTGGCGGAGTATATCCCTTTCTCAACTCCAAAACTAAAGTTTTACAAACACATGGATATTCCCTATATTGTCTTTGAACGTGTGGCCAATGGACTGAAGATTTTGAGAGAGAAG TATGAGCACTCTATTGACGCATCAAGTCTCCCAGAATCCATTGCTGAATCTACGAGAAAAAGATTAGACAAGTTGTTCTCAACTTTGTTGTTTTGTTTGAGTGAACTAGGTGTTTGGTTGGCTCTGAAg GCTGCAGAGTCCTTTGCTTGTGTTAAAACTGAGGTCTGTCTATGGGGGAGATTGGATGATCGCGGTGAAACAATTATCAATAATTTCTGTTCGGATGCTGTTACAATATTCTCTGAGTGGATACCATCTG AGTGGTGCATTAGTTCTGATACCAAAGCTGCCATCAGTGCTGGGTATCTAACTTCAAAGGTTAAATGTCTCGTTGACTCCCTTCTTGAGTACAG GGACCAGAAGGATTTGAGATGTATAATTTTTGCTGAAAGGATTATCACTGCCATCGTTCTTCAAGCTCTTCTTAATGAGTTACTCCCAAGCAAAAGTGGATGGAGGACAGCGTATATGGTGGGGCTTAGTTCCAATCTGCCGTCGCAGAGTAGGAATAAACAACATCGAATTGTTGAAGAATTTCGGAAGGGCTTG TTAAACATCATTGTTGCAACCTCAATTTTAGAAGAAGGCTTGGATGTTCAAAGTTGCAACCTTGTAATTAGATTTGATCCGTCAGCAACTGTGTGTAGCTTTATTCAGTCCCGTGGCCGTGCTCGCATGCAAAATTCAGACTTCTTAATAATGGTTAAAAG TGGGGATAAATCTACTCTTTCTCGAGTACAAAACTATCTTGCTAGTGGGGACACAATGAGGCAGGAGTCACTGCGCCACGCCTTTGTTCCCTGTGCACCGCTTAATGGAGAAGTGCATAAGGAGGCTTGTTATAAAGTTCAAACAACAGGAGCATTTGTAAACCTTAGTTCCAGTGTGCAAGTGCTTTACTTCTACTGCTCAAGGCTTCCCTGTGATGG GTACTTCAAATCCTATCCAAGGGTTGTTGTAGACAAGCAGTCAGGAACTTGCACTCTTCATCTTCCTAGGAGCAGTCCAATACAAACTATCAGTGTTCAGGGCAACACCCAAACATTGAAACAATTGGCATGCCTAGAAGCATGCAAGCAGCTTCACCAGATTGGAGCCTTGACAGATTATCTTGTGCCAGATATTGTTGAGGAAGAAGCACAGGCTCAAGAATTGT GTCGTCAGCCATATGTTGAAGAGCAAGTACAGTATGTCCCACCAGAATTGGTTGATTGCCTGGGGAATGACTCTGAAACGTCATATTATTGCTATTTAATTAAGCTACAGCCAGAGTTTAATTATGACGACCTGCCTCATGATATTGTACTTGCTGTGAGGAAAACCCTTGAATGTCATGGGGAgactttaaattttgatttagaTGCTGACAGGGGCAGCTTAAAAATAGAAATCAGTTATGCTGGATCTATAACTCTTGCTTCTGAAGAG GTTCTTCTTTGTCGGAAATTTCAAGTTACAATTTTTAGGGCTCTTCTTGATCACAACCTGAATAAGCTACATGAAGCATTGGGTGGATTACATCTGAACAGTGAATGCCCTCTCTTTGATTATCTTCTGCTTCCATCTACAGGCTCATGTGGAAATGCATTAATTGATTGGAAGTATGTTAGTTCGGTGCTATTTCCACAAGAAGATATTCCAAATAAGCATATGGCTTCTTGTTGTACCAGAAGTCACCGTCAATATTTCTGGACGAAGAATGCATTTGTTTGCTGCTGTATGTTGGGGAATTCTTTAGTTCTCACTCCTCACAATGGTCACTTGTATTGCGTTACTGGCATTTTGCATGATTTGGACAGTAACTCCCTGCTAGAGCTGAGAAATGGAGAATCTATTACTTACAAAGCTTATTATCGAAATCG GTATGGCATCAAATTGCAGTTTGAGAGAGAATCATTACTCAGAGGAAATCCTTTATTTACAGTGCGAAATTACCTTCATAGATGTAGAAATCAGAAAGCTAAAG AACCAAGTAAAGCATCTGTTGAGTTACCTCCAGAACTTTGTTCAGTTATTATGTCTCCCATCTCGATAGCTTCGTTTTATTCCTTCTCATTTGCTCCATCCATCATGCATCGGATAGAGTCTTTCTTAATAGCTGGCAATTTGAAAAGAATGCACGTGGACCACTGCATGCAAAATGATGCAATTCCAACCATGAAG GTGTTGGAGGCAATTACAACTAAAAAATGTCaagaaaaatttcatttggaGTCATTGGAGACACTTGGCGACTCTTTTTTGAAGTACGCTGCAAGTCAACAACTGTTCAAAACGTTTCAAAATCAGCACGAGGGTATTCTTAGTGTCAAGAAAGATAAAATTATCTCCAATGCTTCATTATGCAAGCTAGGATGTGATCATAATATCCCG GGCTTTGTACGCAATGAACCGTTTGATCCTAAAACATGGATCATACCTGGTGATAAGTCTGGAGTGTACAGGCTGGAGAAAAAGCTGCTTCCACCCAAAAGGGTTGTTTATgcaagggagaaaagaaagattaaaAGTAAGAGGGTGGCTGATGTTGTTGAGGCCCTCATTGGTGCATTTCTTAGCACAGTAGGTGAGATAGCAGCCTTGTTATTTTTGGAATGGCTTGGTATTAAGGTTGATTTTGTCGATGTTCCTTATACGATGCCCCTGCAAGTGAATCCAGAGCAGCTAGTTAATGTCAAATTCTTGGAGTCTCTATTGAACTACTCATTCCGTGATGCTTCTCTCCTTGTTGAAGCACTTACTCATGGTTCTTACATGCTACCTGAGATTCCAAGATGTTATCAG CGTCTAGAATTTCTTGGGGATGCTGTGTTGGATTATCTCATCACCATGCATCTGTACGCTAAATATCCAGAGCTGTCTCCTGGACTATTAACTGATTTAAGGTCAGCATCAGCGAGCAACGACTGCTATGCACAATCTGCAGTCAAGGCTGGACTGTATAAGCACATTCTATATGCTTCacaagagcttcaaaggcacaTCGTGAGTGCTGTTCAAAACTTTGAACAATTATCAATGGACTCAACTTTTGGATGGGAATCGGAGACAAAAATCCCTAAG gtgctaGGCGATATTATTGAATCTCTTGCTGGGGCGATACTGATCGATTCGGGATACAACAAGGACGTTGTGTTCCAAAGCATAAGGCCGCTTCTTGAGCCTATGATTACACCTGACAAGTTAAAGCTCCATCCAGTTAGGGAGTTCCATGAATTATGCCAGAAGGAAGGTTACATCAGGAACAAGCGAGATTGGAATTACGAGAATGGGAAGGCAACGATCACGTTAGAGGTTGAAGCAAATGGGATCACTCACAACTACTCGTGCTCTGCGGCGGACAAGAATACAGCAAAAAAATTAGC